From the Limanda limanda chromosome 2, fLimLim1.1, whole genome shotgun sequence genome, one window contains:
- the zgc:112980 gene encoding uncharacterized protein zgc:112980 — protein MCTTGDNGVIIILSDDEEDEDHDISCSDASVVIVEVEDIKKNDVALSQTALDEDLVVTFSRRAEVLPHARYDCAIHPFTATDCEVGSPVASNQLSCDQCFCYICDKLASVCVLWVQSGVCHCNSHKRSDFWNSQRSSGLLGGLKPFNLTLSEIDAHLRHAETLLQRFREELAERFATFLKGVRFQEYGLNLPNHPGFIFDYTHVYEFVSSFLNQTDNQNSRAAAILRLGAAEQFIRHYQSSGVYVLQSAMANAYTAKVVLLQRVVASLQRQMVMDDFTSDFIQKLQEFYKNIILPAELKSMKNSLCIRPWDDVLLVSVLKGQNVSGVRKDKGKKDVLFEQIPVVQLRTELLQRQHRYRELCRYLRVVQTDDSKLVQPLHDLVPYFMCMDGDFLSACHSLVPSLNAPASSFTPDIFLFYLLIFERAIAPKRAVRHMTELCQPHVTWEPIKGAVALKRAELVKFALRVQSCCSAVYADSQCWTRLLSLVNTPRGTVTALQAPNPQFLHEAKDVVNSILLKPPGSNIQIPRFFQEVYPDQALLLLVTGALGCRILSAALTPALPVLNAFQENTWALGWLLDSLSSNVERLNSFAQEITQEVDNITDAASSYPFLRSIIPTLSSSAEELGPAAQQQLISSPPK, from the exons ATGTGTACAACGGGGGACAATGGAGTAATAATAATTCtcagtgatgatgaggaggatgaagaccaCGACATATCATGCAGTGACGCCTCGGTTGTCATAGTGGAGGTGGAGGATATCAAGAAGAATG ATGTCGCGTTATCGCAAACTGCTCTGGACGAAGACCTGGTCGTCACGTTCTCCCGCCGAGCCGAGGTGCTGCCTCACGCCCGCTACGACTGCGCCATTCATCCTTTCAC GGCTACAGACTGTGAGGTCGGTTCTCCTGTGGCCAGTAACCAGCTGTCATGTGATCAGTGCTTCTGCTACATCTGTGACAAGCTGGCGTCAGTG TGTGTACTGTGGGTCCAGAGCGGCGTGTGTCACTGCAACAGCCACAAAAGAAGCGACTTCTGGAACAGCCAGCGGAGCAGCGGCCTGCTGGGAGGACTGAAGCCTTTCAACCTCACCTTGTCTGAAATAGATGCTCACCTCCGACATGCAG AGACGCTGCTCCAGAGGTTCAGGGAAGAGCTCGCTGAAAGGTTCGCAACCTTCCTGAAAGGAGTGAGGTTTCAAGAATATGGTTTGAACCTTCCAAACCATCCAGGCTTCATCTTTGA TTACACGCACGTGTACGAGTTTGTGTCCTCGTTCCTCAACCAAACAGACAATCAGAACAGCAGAGCTGCTGCCATCTTGAGACTGGGGGCCGCAGAGCAATTTATTAGACATTATCAATCCTCAGg AGTTTACGTCTTACAATCGGCCATGGCCAATGCTTACACGGCTAAAGTGGTGCTACTGCAGAG GGTCGTGGCGTCGTTGCAGAGACAGATGGTGATGGATGATTTTACTTCAGATTTCATCCAAAAGCTGCAGGAGttttacaaaaacataattttaccAGCTGAGCTGAAAAGCATGAAgaacag cctGTGTATTCGTCCCTGGGATGACGTCCTGCTGGTGTCGGTGCTGAAGGGACAGAATGTGTCGGGCGTCCGCAAAGACAAAGGCAAGAAGGACGTCCTGTTTGAACAGATTCCTGTAGTTCAACTGAGAACGGAGCTGCTGCAGCGACAGCACAG GTACAGAGAGTTGTGTCGCTACCTACGAGTTGTCCAGACTGATGATTCCAAACT CGTCCAGCCGCTTCACGACCTCGTGCCGTACTTCATGTGCATGGACGGAGACTTCCTGTCGGCCTGCCACAGTTTGGTGCCGTCACTGAACGCTCCCGCCTCGAGCTTCACGCCGGACATCTTCCTCTTTTATCTCCTCATCTTCGAAAGGGCGATTGCACCGAAGCGGGCGGTCCGTCACATGACAGAGCTCTGCCAACCTCATGTCACATGGGAGCCAATTAAAG GTGCTGTTGCACTGAAGCGTGCTGAGCTGGTGAAGTTTGCTCTGCGGGTTCAGAGCTGCTGCTCGGCTGTCTACGCTGAT TCTCAGTGTTGGACCCGTTTACTCTCACTGGTCAACACCCCCCGTGGGACAGTCACTGCTCTTCAAGCCCCGAACCCACAGTTTCTACAC GAAGCAAAGGATGTTGTGAATTCGATACTGCTGAAGCCGCCCGGGTCAAATATACAGATCCCACGTTTCTTTCAGGAG gtTTACCCAGATCAGGCCTTGTTACTGCTGGTTACAGGAGCGTTAGGGTGTAGAATcctcagtgctgctctgactccAGCTCTCCCTGTTCTCAACGCATTCCAG gAGAACACGTGGGCCCTCGGGTGGCTGTTGGACAGTTTGTCCTCCAACGTAGAACGTCTCAACTCCTTCGCACAGGAGatcacacaggaagtggataACATCACAG ATGCGGCTAGTTCATATCCCTTTCTCCGCTCTATCATACCCACTCTGTCTTCTTCAGCAGAGGAACTGGGACCA GCAGCCCAGCAGCAGTtaatctcttctcctcccaaGTGA
- the ptcd1 gene encoding pentatricopeptide repeat-containing protein 1, mitochondrial has protein sequence MLAAVACSCVRGGRKVSGPGARLAVLSVKNSRRCATPAGVRGASQHRLLTPAPRLLTPAPRLLTPAPRLLTPAPSLRCVSQSPPSPGANSAPEDGENFGSLSRDISSRRSFRKSGSDPRELRYPEPVSRVDEDEEEVEEEEAVRRPQSTNTPYWYFLQCKKLIKEKKLQEALDLFSRDMLQVEKLQPEEFNYTILIGGCGRAGQLKQAFRLYNDMKKRGLEAIDATYTALFNACAQSPAKRAGLQQALKLEQELRRKNYALSTITYHALLKTHAFTNHLQACIHTLREMLQNGHVATPETFHYLLMGCLKDKETGFRLALQVWRQMLKSGIRPDSKNYTLLLRTARDCGIGDPALASDVLLGREWESLRETAQASNVKSDSRRKDTIDIELLERQLFIEPGSHRHGEKSVSRPESTQLVPVGPRENLPLPVDSVNSSAPNLLDLFEGRKSAVVSLGAVGGAYDRLALIGGAEGFLEKMAANGLAPDLRTLTLLADTTEPGYQSLQMLLRAAKQHHVKLDAAFFNSVIRRAARAGDLEAAQGVLSVMRQRHVSVDVQTFGSLALGCELQKDALQLLKDMEGAGLRPNVHVFSALIGRAARRLDYIYLKTILQTMRDMEVWPNEVIIKQLEFASQYPPNYNQYKTRNNYLVQIDGFRGYYQEWLKFMPGLDAKDEQAELHIETEAADLKTEAADGLTSSQRNQRAAARRYGSRKEKTAP, from the exons ATGCTGGCGGCCGTGGCCTGCTCCTGTGTCCGGGGCGGGAGGAAGGTGTCCGGCCCCGGGGCTCGGCTGGCGGTCCTCTCCGTGAAGAACTCCCGGAGGTGTGCGACTCCAGCCGGGGTACGAGGAGCGTCCCAGCACCGGCTCCTCACCCCGGCTCCCCGGCTCCTCACCCCGGCTCCCCGGCTCCTCACCCCGGCTCCCAGGCTCCTCACCCCGGCTCCCTCCCTCCGGTGTGTGTCCCAGTCTCCACCCAGCCCCGGGGCCAACTCAGCCCCAGAAGATGGAGAGAACTTCGGCTCCCTCTCCAGGGACATCTCCTCCCGGAGGTCGTTCAGGAAGAGCGGGTCAGACCCCCGGGAGCTGCGGTACCCAGAGCCAGTCTCCCGGgttgatgaggatgaggaggaggtggaggaagaggaggctgtgaggaggccccagagcacaaacacaccataCTGGTACTTCTTACAGTGCAAGAAGCTGATCAAGGAGAAGAAG ctgcaggaggctcTGGACCTGTTCAGCAGGGAcatgctgcaggtggagaagctgcagccgGAGGAGTTCAACTACACAATCCTGATCGGAGGCTGTGGACGAGCTGGACAACTGAAGCAGGCCTTCAGACTCTACAACGAT atgAAGAAGCGAGGTCTGGAGGCCATCGACGCCACCTACACCGCGCTGTTCAACGCCTGCGCCCAGTCGCCTGCCAAGCGAGCCGGACTCCAGCAGGCGCTGAAGTTAGAGCAGGAGCTCCGTCGCAAGAACTACGCCCTCAGCACCATCACGTACCACGCCCTGCTGAAGACCCACGCCTTCACCAACCACCTGCAGGCCTGCATTCACACGCTCAGG gagatgCTTCAGAATGGACACGTGGCCACTCCGGAGACGTTTCACTACCTGCTGATGGGCTGCTTGAAGGACAAAGAGACAGGATTCAGACTGGCTTTGCAG gtttgGCGCCAGATGTTGAAGTCAGGGATTCGTCCAGACTCCAAGAATTATACCCTACTCTTGAGAACTGCAAGGGATTGTGGGATTGGTGATCCCGCCCTGGCCTCTGACGTTCTGCTCGGGCGCGAGTGGGAGAGCCTGCGGGAGACGGCACAAGCGTCAAATGTCAAGTCAGACTCCCGGCGTAAGGACACGATAGACATTGAGCTTCTGGAGAGGCAGCTGTTTATCGAACCCGGCTCACACAGACACGGGGAGAAGTCCGTCAGCAGACCAGAATCCACCCAGCTGGTACCAGTCGGTCCAAGAGAAAACCTCCCGCTGCCTGTTGACTCAGTGAATTCCTCAGCCCCTAATCTGCTGGACCTGTTTGAGGGGAGGAAGAGTGCTGTGGTCTCCCTCGGCGCTGTGGGCGGAGCTTATGATCGGCTGGCCTTGATCGGAGGAGCAGAAGGTTTCCTGGAGAAGATGGCGGCTAACGGACTCGCTCCTGACCTCAGGACGCTGACGCTGCTGGCGGATACGACGGAGCCGGGCTACCAGTCTCTGCAGATGCTGCTGCGAGCCGCCAAGCAGCATCACGTGAAGCTGGACGCTGCTTTCTTCAACTCTGTGATCCGCCGGGCGGCCAGAGCCGGTGACCTGGAGGCGGCGCAG GGCGTGTTGAGTGTGATGCGGCAGCGCCACGTGAGCGTGGATGTGCAGACGTTTGGAAGCCTCGCATTAGGCTGCGAGCTCCAGAAAGAcgctctgcagctcctgaaggacatggag gGGGCGGGGCTCAGGCCGAACGTGCACGTGTTCTCAGCTTTGATCGGCCGAGCGGCACGGAGACTGGATTACATCTACCTCAAAACTATCCTTCAAACCATGAGAGATATGGAGGTGTGGCCGAACGAGGTCATCATCAAGCAGCTGGAGTTTGCTTCACAGTATCCTCCCAACTACAACCAG TACAAGACCAGAAACAACTACCTGGTCCAAATTGATGGTTTTCGTGGTTACTACCAGGAGTGGCTGAAGTTCATGCCTGGCCTGGATGCGAAGGATGAACAAGCAGAACTTCACATTGAAACCGAAGCTGCAGACCTGAAAACAGAAGCTGCAGATGGACTGACGTCTTCTCAGAGGAACCAGAGAGCCGCAGCCCGGAGATACGGTTCTCGTAAGGAAAAGACTGCTCCGTAA
- the LOC133022743 gene encoding stonustoxin subunit beta-like, translating into MEDRAGDASPPLDPEERVPPSNDTPPPDELQTREDLLLYYRHLSLDPNTAYRELLLSESNRKAELTDLVQSYPDHPDRFSHLFQVLCTEGLSGRCYWEVEFEGSVEVAVAYKGLGRSDYYHECAFGCNDKSWSLDLNVNSECFRHNDEETPVPESQSSTVGVYLDYKAGSLIYYCVCDTRLQLMHRVETTFTEPLYPGLWVAGSARLCDLE; encoded by the exons atggaggacagagctGGAGACGCGTCACCACCACTG GACCCTGAAGAGAGAGTTCCACCCTCCAATGACACGCCTCCtcctg atgaactTCAGACCAGAGAGGACTTATTGCTAT ATTACCGTCACCTGAGCCTGGACCCGAACACAGCCTACAGGGAGCTGCTTCTGTCCGAGAGCAACAGAAAGGCAGAGCTCACAGACCTGGTCCAGTCGTAccctgatcacccagacaggtTCTCCCACCTCTTCCAGGTGCTGTGCACAGAGGGCCTGTCAGGACGCTGCTACTGGGAAGTGGAGTTCGAGGGGTCGGTTGAAGTAGCGGTGGCGTACAAAGGCCTTGGAAGATCAGACTATTATCACGAGTGTGCGTTTGGCTGCAACGACAAGTCCTGGAGTTTAGACTTAAACGTGAACAGCGAGTGTTTCAGACACAACGACGAGGAGACCCCGGTGCCCGAGTCCCAGTCCTCCACAGTGGGTGTGTACCTGGATTATAAAGCAGGTTCTCTGATCTACTACTGCGTCTGTGACACGAGGCTGCAGCTGATGCACCGAGTCGAGACCACGTTCACCGAGCCGCTGTACCCCGGGCTGTGGGTCGCAGGCAGCGCCCGGCTGTGTGACCTGGAGTGA
- the fbxl18 gene encoding F-box/LRR-repeat protein 18, translated as MSGTLTSVSEDMDRQIVQAVCDEDTMSSTSVGMSDLSDEILLCILRHVTVCDLLLNVANVCHKLQMLCHDKSLLTHVSLSEEYLADDHLVRQILKQLANHVQSLSLNGCYWLSGSTLDQLARCRAVTHLDVTGCRLTSVRLSRLLSSLSSLRSLAFDVTAGFNSAQLSSEAVGSLSRLSELRQTLLTPSYGVVPCCAQLRKLMLQFDISDVTREGVGVCCQLMVGQSSVPHYQQLEEFTARLAPGEVNQTLLLLYLAVFSVHVPKRLRVFLVSIPGPNPAHWPAAPSLAQSLGQRGELEALQLPRSWLDSLSLKRALEGNSPKHLSFSRCPSLWPQVFQSLLEGGVRDAKQLTSLNLSGINQVLYSECRNVDDHLVPGTMSRLAVGCSNIKQLNLMHTHYHHEHTPAPAGETHLCGSLAKFRHLRSLTLPACALSDGLNSHHISANNTSPSPLFLGLKKVPRVGIQNHKPDTESSLSGDTTSGLAQLLAGCPFLETLELIGPGFVSTLPRLEPCARASVEPRGMCAWARGVGDAHLAALEALHRLRRLTLAGLPGVLRGTGLVQLVKQCKELQVLSLANMGSLKTMNYTPALLDTLKHCSQLQELRLEQPHLNANASFFEALSSCSRLRRLCLISRSGTFDPSATETFMERCSHVVMCHMFMGGTLVACRTLQKVLLERFSAERSALSVVIYPLQHEDLSSVIRDIPLTLLDRITLFQSHVAQPPHLSPL; from the exons ATGAGTGGGACATTGACAAGTGTCTCCGAGGACATGGACCGACAGATCGTTCAG GCGGTGTGCGATGAGGACACCATGTCTTCCACCTCAGTGGGGATGTCCGACCTGAGTGATGAGATCCTGCTGTGCATCCTCCGCCACGTGACTGTGTGCGACCTGCTGCTGAACGTGGCAAACGTCTGCCACAAGCTCCAGATGCTGTGCCACGATAAGTCCCTGCTCACACACGTcagcctgtctgaggagtatcTG GCTGATGATCATTTGGTTCGGCAAATACTGAAGCAGCTGGCCAATCACGTCCAGTCCCTGAGCCTGAACGGCTGCTACTGGCTGTCCGGCTCCACCCTGGATCAGCTCGCCCGCTGCAGGGCAGTGACGCACCTCGATGTCACCGGCTGCCGCCTCACCTCCGTTCGCCTGTcccgcctcctctcctccctctcttcgcTCAGATCGCTGGCCTTCGACGTGACGGCCGGTTTCAACTCGGCTCAGCTCAGCTCCGAGGCCGTGGGTTCGCTGAGCCGCCTGTCGGAGCTCAGGCAGACGCTGTTGACTCCCAGTTACGGCGTGGTGCCGTGCTGCGCCCAGCTCCGCAA gCTGATGCTGCAGTTTGACATCTCGGACGTGACCAGGGAGGGCGTCGGCGTTTGCTGCCAGTTGATGGTTGGTCAGAGCAGTGTGCCGCACtaccagcagctggaggagttCACTGCACGTCTGGCTCCAGGAGAG GTGAACCAGACCTTGCTCCTCCTCTACCTGGCAGTGTTCAGCGTCCACGTCCCAAAGCGTCTCAGAGTTTTCCTGGTCTCGATTCCCGGCCCGAACCCGGCTCACTGGCCCGCTGCCCCCTCACTGGCCCAGAGTCTGGGTCAGCGAGGGGAGCTGGAGGCCCTGCAGCTCCCCCGCTCCTGGCTGGACTCCCTGTCTCTGAAGAGAGCGCTGGAAGGAAACAGCCCCAAGCACCTCAGCTTCAGCCGCTGCCCGTCTCTGTGGCCCCAGGTGTTCCAGTCGCTGCTGGAGGGCGGAGTCCGAGACGCCAAGCAGCTCACCAGCCTGAACCTCAGCGGGATCAACCAGGTGCTGTACTCCGAGTGCAGGAATGTCGACGATCACCTGGTGCCTGGGACAATGAGCCGGCTGGCGGTCGGCTGCTCAAACATTAAACAACTGAAcctgatgcacacacactacCATCACGAACACACACCCGCGCCGGCTGGGGAAACACACCTGTGCGGCAGCTTGGCCAAATTCCGACACCTGCGCTCTCTCACTCTGCCGGCCTGCGCTCTGTCGGACGGCTTGAACTCCCATCACATCTCGGCGAACAACACGTCTCCCTCTCCGTTGTTCCTGGGGCTCAAGAAGGTTCCTCGTGTGGGGATCCAGAACCACAAGCCTGACACAGAGTCGTCCCTGTCGGGGGACACCACCTCAGGGCTGGCTCAGCTCCTGGCCGGCTGCCCTTTTTTAGAGACCTTAGAGCTCATCGGCCCGGGGTTTGTCTCCACGCTGCCTCGGCTGGAGCCCTGCGCCCGGGCCAGCGTGGAGCCCCGGGGCATGTGTGCGTGGGCTCGAGGAGTCGGCGACGCCCATCTAGCTGCACTGGAAGCTCTGCATCGATTGCGTCGCCTGACTCTCGCCGGGCTCCCTGGGGTCCTGCGGGGGACGGGGTTGGTCCAGCTCGTCAAGCAGTGCAAAGAACTGCAGGTTTTATCCCTCGCCAACATGGGATCATTGAAAACCATGAACTACACCCCCGCCTTGCTAGACACTCTTAAACACTGCTCACAGCTGCAGGAACTCAG GTTAGAGCAGCCGCACCTGAACGCCAACGCGTCCTTCTTCGAGGCGCTGTCCTCCTGCTCTCGTCTGCGGCGCCTCTGCCTTATCTCGCGCAGCGGCACCTTTGACCCGTCAGCCACAGAAACCTTCATGGAGCGATGCTCTCACGTCGTCATGTGTCACATGTTCATGGGCGGCACCTTGGTGGCTTGTCGCACGCTGCAGAAAGTGCTGCTGGAGag ATTCTCCGCCGAGCGCTCGGCACTGAGCGTGGTCATCTATCCTCTACAACATGAAGACCTGTCTTCAGTCATCAGAGACATCCCACTGACGCTGCTGGACCGAATCACGCTGTTTCAGAGCCACGTGGCCCAACCACCGCATCTATCACCTCTGTGA